A genomic segment from Amygdalobacter nucleatus encodes:
- the gap gene encoding type I glyceraldehyde-3-phosphate dehydrogenase, which translates to MAIRVGINGFGRIGRLVFRAIADKGLLGKEIEVVAVTDMATDAEYFAYQIKYDSTQGRFEHEISSKKSSADLEHDDILVVDGHETKCIMAQRDPADLPWGELKVDYVIESTGLFTKKEAAEGHLKAGCKKVIISAPGKGGVKTIVMGVNENEYTKEDNIVSNASCTTNCLAPVVHVLLKEGFGIETGLMSTIHSYTATQKTVDGPSKKDWRGGRAAAVNTIPSSTGAAKAVGQVLPATKGKLTGMSFRVPTPTGSVVDLTFRTEKETSIEEIDAAFKRASETYMKGILGYSKDDLVSTDIIHDERSSIYDSKATLQNNLPGEKRFFKVVSWYDNEWGYSNRVVDLLRYMAAKDAE; encoded by the coding sequence ATGGCAATAAGAGTAGGTATTAATGGTTTCGGACGTATTGGACGTTTGGTATTTCGTGCAATCGCTGATAAGGGCTTGTTAGGCAAAGAAATCGAAGTCGTTGCTGTTACAGATATGGCTACAGATGCTGAATATTTTGCATATCAGATTAAGTATGATTCAACACAAGGCAGATTTGAGCATGAAATCTCCAGCAAGAAGTCTTCAGCTGACTTAGAGCACGATGATATTCTTGTAGTAGATGGTCACGAAACAAAGTGCATTATGGCTCAACGTGATCCAGCTGATTTGCCATGGGGCGAATTGAAGGTTGATTATGTTATCGAGTCCACAGGCTTGTTCACAAAGAAAGAAGCTGCTGAGGGTCACTTAAAAGCAGGTTGTAAGAAAGTTATCATTTCAGCTCCAGGTAAGGGCGGCGTTAAGACTATTGTTATGGGTGTTAACGAGAATGAATACACAAAGGAAGATAACATTGTTTCCAATGCTTCCTGCACAACAAACTGCTTAGCTCCTGTTGTACACGTCTTGTTGAAGGAAGGTTTCGGTATCGAAACTGGTTTGATGAGCACAATTCACTCCTATACAGCTACACAGAAGACTGTTGATGGTCCTTCCAAGAAGGACTGGCGCGGTGGTCGTGCTGCTGCTGTCAACACAATCCCAAGTTCAACTGGTGCTGCTAAGGCTGTCGGTCAGGTATTGCCAGCAACAAAGGGCAAATTGACAGGTATGAGCTTCCGTGTGCCAACTCCAACAGGTTCAGTTGTTGACTTGACATTCCGTACAGAGAAAGAGACAAGCATTGAAGAAATCGATGCGGCTTTCAAGAGAGCTTCTGAGACATACATGAAGGGTATCTTGGGTTACTCCAAGGATGATTTGGTATCCACAGATATTATTCATGATGAGCGTTCTTCAATCTATGACAGCAAGGCTACATTGCAAAACAACTTGCCAGGTGAGAAGCGCTTCTTCAAAGTCGTTAGCTGGTACGACAATGAGTGGGGTTATTCAAATCGTGTCGTTGATTTACTCCGTTACATGGCAGCTAAGGATGCTGAGTAA
- a CDS encoding glucose-1-phosphate adenylyltransferase → MAKKEIISMILAGGQGSRLGTLTQNMAKPAVPYGSRYRIIDFPLSNCVNSGISTVGILTQYQPLGLNTYIGNGHPWDLDRSLGGAFILPPYQRSSGSDWYKNTANAIYQNREFIDMFSPKYVLILSGDHIYKMNYSNMLKKHVDSGASATIAVFEVPMEEAYRFGIMNVDSDDRIIEFEEKPAHAKSNLASMGIYIFNWDQLRQALINDEADTNSVHDFGKNIIPNYLACGYKLQAYRFDGYWKDVGTIASLWEANMDILDYPEAINLRDDSWRIYSRNPVKPAHFIAETARVHNSAMTDGCQIYGKVEHSLLSASCIVEAGAEVIDSVLMPGTHVKAGAKLERVIAGINSVIGEGVVIGSISGLTDSPYRNKLCTEGVSVINHGVTIKAGSKLPAEVMVNAGLNVSAEQNVVEKEVAILWEGNL, encoded by the coding sequence ATGGCCAAAAAAGAAATTATTTCTATGATTTTAGCAGGTGGTCAAGGCTCTAGACTAGGAACTTTGACGCAAAATATGGCTAAACCAGCTGTCCCTTATGGCTCACGTTATCGAATTATCGATTTTCCTTTAAGTAATTGTGTTAATTCAGGTATAAGTACAGTTGGCATCCTAACACAGTATCAGCCACTTGGCCTGAATACTTATATTGGTAATGGTCATCCGTGGGATTTGGACAGAAGCTTGGGTGGTGCTTTTATTTTGCCACCATATCAACGCTCAAGTGGTAGTGATTGGTACAAGAATACAGCTAATGCAATTTACCAAAACCGTGAATTCATTGATATGTTTTCGCCGAAATATGTTTTGATTTTGTCAGGCGATCATATTTACAAGATGAATTACAGCAATATGCTGAAGAAGCATGTCGACTCAGGCGCAAGTGCCACAATTGCGGTATTTGAAGTGCCGATGGAAGAAGCTTATCGCTTCGGCATCATGAATGTAGATAGCGATGATCGAATTATTGAGTTCGAAGAGAAACCAGCTCATGCTAAGAGTAATTTAGCTTCGATGGGTATTTATATTTTCAACTGGGATCAACTTAGACAGGCTCTGATCAATGATGAAGCTGATACTAACAGTGTGCATGATTTTGGCAAGAACATTATTCCGAATTATTTAGCATGCGGTTACAAATTGCAGGCTTATCGCTTTGATGGCTATTGGAAAGATGTGGGGACAATTGCATCATTGTGGGAAGCAAATATGGATATACTAGATTATCCTGAAGCGATTAATTTGCGTGATGATAGTTGGCGTATTTATAGCCGAAATCCAGTCAAACCAGCTCACTTTATTGCTGAAACAGCACGCGTGCACAATTCAGCTATGACAGATGGTTGCCAAATTTATGGTAAAGTTGAACATTCATTACTATCAGCATCCTGTATTGTGGAAGCTGGCGCTGAAGTGATTGATTCTGTTTTGATGCCAGGTACCCATGTCAAAGCTGGTGCTAAATTGGAACGCGTTATTGCCGGAATTAATTCAGTGATTGGCGAAGGCGTAGTTATCGGGTCAATTAGCGGCTTAACTGATTCGCCATATCGTAACAAGTTATGTACAGAGGGAGTTTCTGTAATCAACCATGGCGTGACTATAAAGGCCGGTAGCAAGTTACCAGCCGAGGTAATGGTTAATGCTGGCCTAAATGTAAGTGCGGAGCAAAATGTAGTTGAAAAAGAAGTTGCCATTTTATGGGAGGGCAATTTATGA
- the glgD gene encoding glucose-1-phosphate adenylyltransferase subunit GlgD, whose product MKSDACGLIFADGNGVELSDLTRLRSLAAVPFAGRYRIIDFALSDLVNSGVSKVGVVTNNKFKSLIDHVGTGSNWDLDHRNQGVFLLTPYVTSAYHPGMSDNLASIENFLRHNLTRDVILCGSSVVFNSNLLDVLRCHQETGADVTVMYDRHDNFPSRPYIVLETDENDKLLNAWNDPSSFVSNKLFLGCMIIKREVMLKLVEELISKGNGELTAQYLLHMSHNLDIRCYEYKGESLRINSVRDYYQATLSLLDREISRKLLDTEDILYTKVKDEAPTLYTDTARVTNSIVSDGCVIAGTVANSLIFRHVKIAKSATLKNCVIFQNVEIANDCYLENVILDKDCVIRSGIKMIGHDDYPVVIGKGAVV is encoded by the coding sequence ATGAAAAGTGATGCATGTGGTTTGATTTTCGCCGATGGAAATGGCGTTGAGCTGAGCGATTTAACTAGGTTAAGATCTTTAGCAGCTGTACCTTTTGCTGGACGTTATCGCATAATTGATTTTGCTCTATCTGATTTGGTCAATAGCGGTGTGAGTAAGGTTGGCGTTGTGACCAATAACAAATTTAAGTCACTGATTGACCATGTTGGAACTGGTTCTAACTGGGACTTAGATCACCGTAATCAAGGTGTGTTTTTGCTAACTCCTTATGTCACGTCTGCCTATCATCCAGGTATGAGCGATAATTTAGCTTCAATTGAGAATTTCTTAAGGCATAATCTGACTAGAGATGTCATTCTTTGCGGTTCTAGTGTTGTATTTAATTCTAATTTATTAGATGTCTTGCGTTGCCATCAAGAAACAGGCGCCGATGTCACAGTGATGTATGATCGGCACGATAATTTCCCAAGCCGCCCATACATTGTTTTAGAAACAGATGAAAACGACAAGCTTTTAAATGCCTGGAATGATCCAAGCTCCTTTGTCAGCAACAAGCTATTTTTAGGCTGCATGATTATCAAGCGTGAGGTTATGCTCAAATTGGTCGAGGAATTGATCAGTAAGGGTAATGGTGAGCTAACAGCACAGTATTTGTTGCATATGAGCCATAATCTTGATATTCGTTGCTATGAATATAAGGGAGAGAGTTTAAGAATTAATTCTGTACGTGATTATTACCAAGCTACACTTTCCTTACTTGATCGGGAAATCAGCCGCAAGCTGCTGGATACAGAAGATATTCTCTATACCAAAGTAAAGGATGAGGCACCAACGCTTTACACTGATACGGCCAGAGTGACTAATTCAATTGTTTCTGATGGTTGCGTGATTGCAGGTACAGTTGCGAATTCTTTGATTTTTCGACATGTCAAAATTGCCAAGTCGGCCACATTGAAAAACTGTGTGATTTTTCAAAATGTTGAAATTGCCAATGATTGTTATTTGGAAAATGTTATCCTTGATAAGGATTGTGTAATTCGCTCAGGCATTAAAATGATTGGGCACGACGACTATCCAGTTGTCATTGGTAAAGGAGCTGTAGTGTGA
- the glgA gene encoding glycogen synthase GlgA — protein sequence MNDKQMKVLLVASEATPFVKTGGLADVVGALPKELKKLGVDARVIMPLYKCIKQKYGDELEFIRWSMLRMGWRSLYAGLFRYNYEGVEYYFVDNEYYFNYDEIYKDYEFDIERFCFFQRAVLEALGQAMNFCPNLIHCNDWQAGLIPVLLQAQYQKYGYFKDVKTLLTIHNLRFQGYCSYEKMADLTGLDNSYLNDYGVLKDGWANFLKAGIVYADKITTVSKTYANEIRYDFYGEHLEQVINYYSNKLMGITNGIDESKFDPATDPNICPNYDVATYKEGKAKNKLAVQKLFGLQQDRDVPLLAMVSRLTDQKGLDLLNYIAEELVQTEDCQVVILGTGEAHYEESLRYFADKYPKRFKACLKFDLALSNKLYAASDFFLMPSIFEPCGISQMIAMHYGSLPIARETGGLCDTITPYNKYTHTGTGFTFANINANEFLDVIRRALAVYRASLNNENQDLNCLIKQAMIADFSWQKASLAYRDLYESMLQ from the coding sequence ATGAACGACAAACAGATGAAAGTTTTATTGGTTGCTTCCGAAGCTACTCCGTTTGTAAAAACAGGTGGTTTAGCTGATGTTGTCGGAGCTTTGCCGAAAGAGCTTAAAAAGCTAGGCGTTGATGCACGTGTCATCATGCCGCTTTATAAGTGCATCAAGCAAAAGTATGGCGATGAATTAGAGTTTATCCGTTGGTCTATGCTCAGAATGGGCTGGCGTAGCTTGTATGCTGGTTTATTCCGCTATAACTATGAAGGCGTTGAATATTATTTTGTCGATAATGAATATTATTTTAATTACGATGAAATATACAAAGATTACGAATTTGATATTGAACGCTTTTGCTTTTTCCAACGCGCAGTGCTAGAAGCGTTGGGGCAAGCTATGAACTTTTGTCCGAATTTGATTCATTGTAACGATTGGCAAGCTGGGTTGATCCCAGTTTTGTTGCAAGCTCAGTATCAAAAGTATGGATATTTCAAGGACGTTAAAACCTTGCTTACCATTCATAATTTGCGCTTCCAAGGTTATTGCAGCTATGAGAAAATGGCCGATTTAACTGGCCTAGATAATAGCTATCTCAATGATTATGGCGTGCTCAAAGATGGTTGGGCTAATTTCTTGAAAGCAGGTATTGTCTATGCTGACAAGATAACAACTGTTTCCAAAACTTATGCTAATGAAATACGCTATGATTTTTATGGCGAACATTTAGAGCAGGTAATCAATTATTACAGCAACAAATTGATGGGGATAACTAATGGTATAGATGAAAGCAAATTCGATCCAGCGACTGATCCTAATATTTGTCCGAATTATGATGTCGCAACATATAAAGAGGGCAAGGCAAAAAACAAATTAGCAGTGCAAAAATTGTTTGGCTTACAACAAGATCGGGATGTGCCATTGTTGGCTATGGTCAGTCGGTTAACTGATCAAAAAGGCTTGGATTTGTTGAATTATATAGCCGAAGAGCTTGTACAAACGGAAGATTGTCAAGTTGTCATTTTAGGCACGGGCGAAGCTCATTATGAGGAGTCGTTGCGCTATTTTGCTGATAAATATCCTAAGCGCTTTAAAGCTTGTTTGAAATTTGATTTGGCTCTGTCTAATAAGCTGTATGCAGCTTCAGATTTCTTTTTGATGCCGTCAATTTTTGAACCATGCGGAATTAGCCAGATGATTGCCATGCACTATGGCAGTTTGCCAATTGCACGTGAAACAGGTGGCTTGTGCGATACAATCACGCCTTACAATAAATATACACATACAGGTACTGGCTTTACGTTTGCTAACATCAACGCTAATGAGTTCTTAGATGTTATCAGACGTGCCTTGGCAGTTTATAGAGCTTCACTAAATAATGAAAATCAGGACTTAAATTGCTTAATTAAGCAGGCGATGATTGCTGACTTCAGTTGGCAAAAAGCAAGTTTAGCTTACCGTGACTTATATGAAAGTATGTTACAATGA
- a CDS encoding nitroreductase family protein, which yields MTLNDAINQRVSVRHFKELPMQVNELTNFMRGIEAIPSLFENETDTNKAKIASKNLAFKLLTHAEAEKMFSNLNKVCVYAPYYLFFYGEVNSANFLNCGYIGQIASLWLACNNLAACFQHTGKLRYIETMPTEKASEPSSTTKSEEAKASDDNTEPNGESFQAKSETISEKTGDSFTEAKRLPLALALGYADKSAKLCPKKAVNKCLISGSPTPNLNLQLLLQTACQAPSEYNSQPWRFWTNDNTVHIFTCTTWPFKSDWHQAAESVACGALVANLATLAELKNLPYQIFCEKQVFSEIEKLTYQLSFRLL from the coding sequence ATGACATTAAATGATGCAATCAATCAGCGTGTTTCTGTGCGCCATTTTAAAGAATTACCGATGCAGGTGAATGAATTGACTAATTTTATGCGTGGCATTGAGGCTATTCCTAGCTTATTTGAGAATGAGACAGATACAAACAAAGCCAAAATAGCTTCCAAAAACTTAGCCTTTAAATTGTTGACACATGCTGAAGCTGAAAAAATGTTTTCTAATTTGAATAAAGTTTGTGTCTATGCACCATACTATTTATTCTTCTATGGGGAAGTAAATAGTGCTAATTTCTTGAATTGTGGTTATATTGGTCAAATTGCCAGCCTTTGGTTAGCTTGCAATAATTTAGCAGCTTGTTTTCAGCATACAGGCAAATTACGTTATATCGAAACTATGCCAACTGAAAAAGCCTCTGAGCCATCTTCTACTACCAAGAGCGAGGAAGCTAAGGCTTCAGATGATAATACCGAGCCAAATGGCGAGAGTTTCCAAGCTAAAAGTGAAACAATTTCGGAAAAAACAGGTGATAGCTTCACTGAAGCTAAACGTTTGCCTTTAGCCTTAGCATTAGGATATGCTGACAAAAGTGCTAAACTTTGCCCTAAGAAAGCTGTTAATAAGTGCTTGATTAGTGGCAGCCCAACACCTAATTTGAATTTGCAGCTACTTTTACAGACAGCTTGTCAAGCTCCATCAGAGTACAATAGTCAACCATGGCGCTTTTGGACAAATGATAATACTGTGCATATATTTACATGCACGACTTGGCCATTTAAGTCAGACTGGCATCAAGCTGCAGAGTCAGTAGCTTGTGGCGCCTTAGTAGCTAATTTGGCAACCTTAGCTGAATTGAAAAACTTGCCATACCAGATATTCTGTGAGAAGCAGGTGTTTTCAGAAATTGAAAAATTAACCTATCAACTCAGCTTTAGATTGCTCTAA
- a CDS encoding AI-2E family transporter, which translates to MEKKSFSMGDFVACVLVVGFIYWLSMNLNYVPAWLLCVSAKLLPLILGACLAFIINIPTSFIERHFFANKWGKYDTWRLRLKRPVSLLAALCFLGMLLYAFFALLLPELNATLLRLSSQIPLFVRNLSYKIQELGEKRPQLVEFARANNINIDELIEQFSLNYANLLKLAISRLSNVALDIISSTFIFVISLVFAVYIILGKEQLGRELTKLCYANFNEAKVDRFLKLMIFASKMFSRYIAATCLEASILGSLVFIAMCIFKVPYAVLVAVIVSTFALIPIFGAYISAGLGFVLILTVNYHKALLFLPLLLIIQQIEGNLIYPLVIGSQVGLPAVWVFLAVLVGGNFFGLPGLLVSVPIAAVLYVVIEKDSEKKARNKAINPDKLKSVVAFFKVEKDVDAVTQYKPEKSIWSKRLIMPNLPRMQKDKDVNNESNQKQFEGEKEEQSKDA; encoded by the coding sequence ATGGAGAAGAAGAGTTTTAGCATGGGCGATTTTGTCGCTTGTGTTTTGGTTGTTGGCTTTATATATTGGCTAAGTATGAATCTTAATTATGTGCCAGCTTGGCTGTTATGCGTGTCTGCCAAGCTGTTACCGTTGATTTTAGGTGCCTGCTTAGCTTTTATTATTAATATTCCAACTAGCTTTATTGAACGTCACTTTTTCGCTAATAAATGGGGCAAGTATGATACTTGGCGTTTGCGCTTAAAACGACCTGTATCTCTATTAGCAGCTTTGTGCTTCTTAGGAATGCTGTTGTATGCCTTCTTCGCTTTACTATTGCCAGAACTTAATGCCACACTCTTACGCTTGAGCTCGCAGATACCGCTTTTTGTAAGGAACCTTAGTTATAAGATTCAAGAATTAGGTGAAAAGCGGCCACAGTTAGTTGAATTTGCCAGAGCGAATAATATCAATATTGATGAATTAATCGAACAGTTCAGTTTGAATTATGCTAATCTCTTGAAGTTAGCTATTAGCCGTCTGTCTAACGTTGCTTTGGACATCATAAGCAGTACATTCATATTTGTTATCAGCCTAGTTTTTGCTGTTTATATTATCTTGGGCAAGGAACAATTAGGACGCGAATTGACCAAACTTTGTTATGCTAATTTTAACGAAGCAAAAGTAGATAGGTTTCTGAAATTAATGATTTTTGCGAGCAAAATGTTTTCACGCTATATTGCTGCAACCTGTCTTGAAGCTAGTATTTTAGGCTCATTAGTCTTTATTGCAATGTGTATTTTCAAAGTGCCGTATGCTGTATTGGTTGCTGTAATTGTAAGTACTTTTGCACTAATTCCAATCTTTGGTGCTTATATTTCAGCTGGCTTAGGCTTTGTTTTGATTTTGACAGTGAATTATCATAAGGCCTTGCTGTTTTTGCCTTTACTGTTGATTATTCAACAGATCGAGGGCAATTTAATTTATCCTTTAGTGATTGGTTCGCAAGTTGGTCTGCCAGCAGTATGGGTTTTCTTAGCTGTTTTGGTAGGCGGAAATTTCTTCGGCTTGCCGGGGCTATTAGTTTCCGTGCCGATTGCAGCTGTTTTATATGTTGTGATTGAGAAAGATTCCGAAAAAAAAGCACGTAACAAGGCAATAAATCCAGATAAGCTAAAGAGTGTTGTTGCATTTTTCAAAGTTGAGAAAGATGTTGATGCTGTCACACAATATAAACCAGAGAAATCCATCTGGTCAAAGCGCCTTATTATGCCGAATCTTCCACGTATGCAGAAGGATAAAGATGTGAATAATGAAAGTAATCAGAAGCAATTTGAGGGCGAAAAAGAAGAACAGAGTAAAGACGCTTAG
- the adhE gene encoding bifunctional acetaldehyde-CoA/alcohol dehydrogenase gives MSEVTETQAMVDKLVKKAMVSLEEFRKLNQDQVDYIVGKASVAALDKHGYLAELAVKETGRGVFEDKATKNLFACEHVVNKMRHWKTCDVIKENKVEGLVYIADPVGVVAGVTPVTNPTSTAIFKSLICLKTRNPIIFGFHPGAQHCSVEAARIVYEAAIEAGAPKDCIQWIDKPSLEATTALMNHPDVATILATGGNAMVRAAYSCGKPALGVGAGNVPAYVEKSANIRQAAHDIVMSKTFDNGMVCASEQAAIVDDEIYDEFVKEMQTYHVYVVNKKEKTMLEQFMFGVKAGSKECANAKLNPDVVGKSVRWICEQAGFTVPDECTMVVAECSKVGVEEPLTREKLSPVLALLHAHSREDGLKKAEQMVEFNGLGHSAAIHTADKELADNFGRQVKAIRVIWNSPSTFGGIGDVYNSIIPSLTLGCGSYGHNSVSNNISAFDLINIKRIGRRRNNMQWFKVPPKIYFERDSIQYLRVLQNCSRAMIVCDKSMIELGFVGTILNELDQRRNKCVYQLFSEVEPNPDITTVQRGVEIMNAFKPDTIIAIGGGSPMDAAKAMWMFYEHPEIDFRNMVQKFMDIRKRAFKFPQLGEKAQMVCIPTTSGTGSEVTPFVVISDKKAGKKYPVTDYALTPSIAIIDASLVDGVPSVIAADTGMDALTHATEAYVSMLSSDYTDGLALQAIRMIFEYLPRSVAMGAKDKEAKEKMHNAATIAGMSFANAFLGIVHSMSHKIGGELGTVHGRTNAVLLPYVIMYNGSRPNKLSTWPKYNYFRADEKYYEIANLLGLKPTSVEDGIRKYAKACRDLNKSLGMPTSFKEMGLDRELFMSKVHELAMMAYEDQCSPANPRLPMVEDMERIMIDAYDGKEWF, from the coding sequence ATGTCAGAAGTTACAGAAACACAGGCTATGGTTGACAAATTAGTCAAAAAAGCCATGGTCTCATTGGAAGAATTTAGAAAATTAAATCAAGATCAAGTTGATTACATTGTCGGTAAGGCTTCTGTGGCTGCTTTGGATAAGCATGGTTATTTGGCTGAATTAGCAGTTAAAGAAACTGGCCGCGGCGTTTTTGAGGATAAGGCAACTAAAAACTTGTTCGCATGTGAGCACGTTGTTAATAAGATGCGCCACTGGAAGACCTGTGACGTTATCAAAGAAAACAAAGTTGAAGGACTTGTTTATATTGCAGATCCTGTAGGCGTTGTAGCTGGTGTAACTCCTGTTACTAACCCAACCTCAACTGCAATTTTTAAATCTCTAATTTGCTTGAAGACCCGTAACCCAATTATCTTTGGTTTCCATCCAGGTGCACAACATTGTTCTGTTGAAGCTGCACGTATTGTTTATGAGGCAGCTATTGAAGCTGGTGCGCCAAAAGATTGTATCCAATGGATCGATAAACCATCTTTGGAAGCTACAACGGCTTTGATGAATCACCCTGATGTTGCAACGATTTTGGCAACTGGTGGTAATGCCATGGTGCGTGCTGCTTACAGTTGCGGTAAGCCAGCTTTGGGCGTTGGTGCTGGTAATGTTCCAGCTTATGTTGAGAAGAGCGCTAATATTCGCCAAGCTGCACATGATATTGTAATGTCCAAGACATTTGATAATGGTATGGTTTGCGCATCTGAGCAGGCTGCAATCGTTGATGATGAAATTTATGATGAATTTGTCAAAGAGATGCAGACTTATCATGTGTATGTTGTCAACAAAAAAGAAAAGACAATGTTGGAACAGTTCATGTTTGGTGTTAAGGCTGGTAGCAAGGAATGTGCCAATGCAAAATTAAATCCAGATGTAGTTGGTAAGTCAGTACGTTGGATTTGCGAGCAAGCAGGTTTTACTGTACCAGACGAATGCACAATGGTTGTTGCTGAATGCAGCAAAGTTGGTGTGGAAGAACCACTTACACGTGAGAAATTATCACCTGTTTTGGCTCTTTTACATGCTCATTCACGTGAAGATGGCTTGAAAAAAGCTGAACAGATGGTTGAGTTTAACGGCTTAGGTCACTCAGCCGCTATTCATACAGCTGATAAGGAATTAGCTGATAATTTCGGTCGTCAGGTCAAGGCGATTCGTGTAATTTGGAATTCTCCTTCTACTTTCGGTGGTATTGGTGATGTTTACAATTCAATCATCCCATCATTGACTTTAGGTTGTGGTAGTTATGGCCACAACTCTGTTTCTAACAATATCAGCGCTTTTGACTTGATCAATATTAAGCGTATCGGAAGGAGAAGAAACAATATGCAATGGTTCAAGGTACCGCCAAAAATTTACTTCGAGCGTGATTCAATTCAATACTTACGTGTTTTACAGAATTGTTCACGTGCGATGATCGTCTGCGATAAGTCAATGATTGAACTTGGCTTTGTCGGTACAATTTTGAACGAATTGGATCAAAGACGTAACAAGTGCGTATACCAATTATTCTCTGAAGTTGAGCCTAACCCAGATATTACGACTGTTCAACGTGGCGTTGAAATCATGAACGCATTCAAGCCAGATACAATTATTGCTATCGGCGGTGGTTCACCAATGGATGCTGCTAAGGCTATGTGGATGTTCTATGAACACCCGGAAATTGACTTCCGTAACATGGTTCAGAAGTTCATGGATATTCGTAAACGTGCCTTTAAATTCCCACAATTAGGTGAGAAGGCACAGATGGTCTGTATCCCAACAACTTCTGGTACAGGTTCTGAAGTTACACCGTTTGTCGTTATTTCAGATAAAAAGGCTGGTAAGAAGTACCCTGTTACTGACTATGCTTTGACACCATCAATTGCGATCATCGATGCATCCTTAGTGGATGGTGTGCCAAGTGTAATTGCAGCTGATACAGGTATGGATGCTTTGACACATGCTACTGAAGCTTACGTATCCATGTTGTCTAGTGACTATACTGATGGTTTGGCTTTACAAGCTATCAGAATGATTTTCGAATACTTGCCTCGTTCCGTTGCTATGGGTGCCAAAGATAAAGAAGCAAAAGAGAAAATGCATAATGCTGCTACAATTGCAGGTATGTCATTCGCTAATGCTTTCTTGGGTATCGTTCACTCAATGTCACACAAAATTGGTGGTGAGTTAGGTACAGTTCATGGTAGAACAAATGCTGTTCTCTTGCCATATGTAATTATGTACAATGGTTCACGTCCAAATAAATTGTCAACATGGCCAAAATACAACTATTTCCGTGCTGATGAGAAATATTATGAGATTGCTAACTTGTTAGGCTTGAAGCCAACTTCTGTTGAAGATGGTATAAGAAAGTATGCTAAGGCTTGCCGTGACTTGAATAAGTCTTTGGGTATGCCAACATCCTTCAAGGAAATGGGCCTCGATCGCGAACTCTTTATGTCCAAGGTGCATGAGCTTGCTATGATGGCTTATGAAGATCAATGTTCACCAGCTAACCCACGTCTACCAATGGTTGAAGACATGGAGCGCATAATGATTGACGCTTATGATGGTAAAGAGTGGTTCTAA